One segment of Syngnathus typhle isolate RoL2023-S1 ecotype Sweden linkage group LG9, RoL_Styp_1.0, whole genome shotgun sequence DNA contains the following:
- the uchl3 gene encoding ubiquitin carboxyl-terminal hydrolase isozyme L3 → MSVPTWLPLEANPEVMTKFVSSLGMKQSWQFGDVYGLDTEMLSMVPRPVCAVLLLFPITEKYEAFKQEEEERLKTQQPNVPTDVYFMRQTIGNACGTIGLIHAVANNLKHLEFESDSALKKFVDRTCEMSPQQRGVTLETDESIRVTHESSAQEGQTEAPSIDEKVNLHFIAFVNVGGQLYELDGGKPFPILHGKTSEDTLLEDSVEVCKTFMARDPQEVRFTIIALSKDSY, encoded by the exons ATGAGCGTCCCAACCTGGTTGCCCCTGGAGGCGAATCCCGAA GTCATGACAAAG TTTGTCAGCTCTTTGGGCATGAAGCAAAGCTGGCAGTTCGGAGACGTGTATGGATTGGATACAGAAATGCTTAGCATGGTGCCAAGACCTGTTTGTGCTGTGCTACTCCTCTTCCCCATCACAGAGAAG TATGAAGCAttcaaacaagaagaagaagagagacTGAAGACTCAGCAACCGAATGTGCCCACCGATGTCTATTTCATGAGGCAAACAATCGGCAATGCCTGCGGCACGATAGGACTAATTCACGCCGTTGCCAATAACCTGAAACACCTGGAATTCG agTCGGACTCCGCTCTGAAGAAGTTTGTGGATCGCACCTGTGAAATGAGTCCGCAGCAAAGAGGTGTCACTCTAGAGACGGATGAG AGTATACGTGTCACACATGAATCCAGTGCACAAGAGGGTCAGACTGAG GCACCAAGCATAGACGAGAAAGTCAACCTTCACTTTATAGCTTTTGTGAACGTTGGAGGGCAATTGTATGAATTAG ATGGTGGTAAACCCTTCCCAATTCTTCACGGTAAAACAAGTGAAGATACTCTCCTCGAG gaCTCTGTGGAGGTTTGTAAGACCTTCATGGCCCGTGACCCACAGGAGGTCCGCTTCACCATTATCGCCCTCTCCAAAGATTCTTACTGA
- the commd6 gene encoding COMM domain-containing protein 6 isoform X2: MPSAEHSLDFVVENICRLNPDILAQHCHRILSYLQGKTKGVDSAEICDTFQRAGVTLDHESLQSIVRFLLLSFRSAGKSELSADDFVSRLEEGSKKWSKASLQVLHNLWREHGGSVQVQQATQDLLSAGRLVDMQWKLGMAVSSDTCRSLNSPFVTILLKIAEPTGQISQTAFEMTVPQFQNFHKQMKELAAVMETI, encoded by the exons ATGCCATCGGCCGAGCATTCTCTTG ACTTTGTTGTGGAGAACATCTGCAGACTCAATCCAGACATATTGGCACAACAC TGTCATCGTATCCTGAGTTATCTGCAAGGAAAGACTAAAGGAGTTGACTCTGCAGAAATTTGTGAC ACTTTTCAGCGAGCCGGAGTCACACTTGATCATGAATCTCTACAGAGCATTGTCAGATTCCTTTTGTTATCATTCAG GTCTGCCGGGAAAAGCGAGCTGTCTGCAGACGACTTTGTGTCAAGGCTAGAAGAAGGCAGCAAAAAATGGTCCAAAGCATCGCTCCAG GTCCTCCACAATCTATGGAGGGAACATGGAGGATCAGTACAAGTCCAGCAGGCCACCCAGGACTTGCTCAGCGCCGGTCGG CTCGTGGATATGCAGTGGAAGCTGGGCATGGCAGTGAGCTCTGACACCTGCCGTTCTCTCAACTCGCCCTTCGTGACCATTCTTCTGAAAATCGCTGAGCCGACGGGCCAGATAAGCCAGACGGCTTTTGAGATGACAGTCCCGCAATTCCAA AACTTTCACAAGCAGATGAAGGAGCTGGCGGCTGTCATGGAAACCATATGA
- the commd6 gene encoding COMM domain-containing protein 6 isoform X1, translated as MPSAEHSLGTDFVVENICRLNPDILAQHCHRILSYLQGKTKGVDSAEICDTFQRAGVTLDHESLQSIVRFLLLSFRSAGKSELSADDFVSRLEEGSKKWSKASLQVLHNLWREHGGSVQVQQATQDLLSAGRLVDMQWKLGMAVSSDTCRSLNSPFVTILLKIAEPTGQISQTAFEMTVPQFQNFHKQMKELAAVMETI; from the exons ATGCCATCGGCCGAGCATTCTCTTG GGACAGACTTTGTTGTGGAGAACATCTGCAGACTCAATCCAGACATATTGGCACAACAC TGTCATCGTATCCTGAGTTATCTGCAAGGAAAGACTAAAGGAGTTGACTCTGCAGAAATTTGTGAC ACTTTTCAGCGAGCCGGAGTCACACTTGATCATGAATCTCTACAGAGCATTGTCAGATTCCTTTTGTTATCATTCAG GTCTGCCGGGAAAAGCGAGCTGTCTGCAGACGACTTTGTGTCAAGGCTAGAAGAAGGCAGCAAAAAATGGTCCAAAGCATCGCTCCAG GTCCTCCACAATCTATGGAGGGAACATGGAGGATCAGTACAAGTCCAGCAGGCCACCCAGGACTTGCTCAGCGCCGGTCGG CTCGTGGATATGCAGTGGAAGCTGGGCATGGCAGTGAGCTCTGACACCTGCCGTTCTCTCAACTCGCCCTTCGTGACCATTCTTCTGAAAATCGCTGAGCCGACGGGCCAGATAAGCCAGACGGCTTTTGAGATGACAGTCCCGCAATTCCAA AACTTTCACAAGCAGATGAAGGAGCTGGCGGCTGTCATGGAAACCATATGA